Proteins encoded within one genomic window of Humulus lupulus chromosome 1, drHumLupu1.1, whole genome shotgun sequence:
- the LOC133812732 gene encoding probable pectinesterase 53 — protein MSLKLLLLIVLLLQSVTSLTSGKGSTMVEEAYLSWVKQMGSFKHSLFQKATNKFEPCLTIQVNQNPRVLGAFTSIQKAVDSLPQVNDCRVVISLSAGIYREKVEIPKTMAYITLEGAGVENTIVEWDDTADRLGESGQPLGTFGSATFAVNSPYFIAKNVTFKNRAPSPPSGALGKQAVALRISADTAAFISCKFIGTQDTLYDHIGRHYFENCYIEGSVDFIFGNGLSLYKDCRLHATTNNCGALTAQKREAMLEETGFSFVNCKVTGSGALYLGRAWGTFSRVVFAYTYMDNIINPGGWYDWGDRNRDMTVFYGQYKCMGPGAEYGGRVSWSRELTPQEAQPFISLDFINGYEWLPNL, from the exons ATGAGTTTGAAACTTCTCTTGTTGATTGTATTACTGCTCCAAAGTGTTACTTCTTTGACAAGTGGTAAAGGGTCAACAATGGTTGAAGAAGCCTATCTTAGTTGGGTGAAGCAGATGGGTTCATTCAAACACTCTCTGTTCCAAAAAGCAACCAACAAGTTTGAGCCTTGCTTAACTATACAAGTCAATCAAAACCCAAGAGTATTAGGAGCTTTTACTTCCATCCAAAAGGCTGTTGATTCACTCCCACAAGTCAATGACTGTAGAGTGGTCATCTCCCTCAGTGCAGGCATTTACAG GGAAAAAGTTGAGATTCCCAAGACCATGGCTTACATCACCTTGGAAGGTGCTGGTGTAGAAAACACCATTGTTGAATGGGATGACACAGCTGATCGATTGGGAGAGAGTGGACAGCCTTTGGGTACTTTTGGTTCAGCAACTTTTGCTGTCAATTCTCCTTATTTCATAGCCAAGAATGTCACCTTCAAG AATAGAGCGCCGTCGCCGCCCTCGGGAGCTCTGGGGAAGCAAGCAGTGGCACTGAGGATCTCAGCTGACACAGCAGCCTTCATAAGTTGCAAGTTTATAGGAACACAAGACACACTTTATGATCACATAGGGAGACACTACTTTGAGAATTGTTACATTGAAGGCTCGGTGGACTTCATATTTGGCAATGGCCTTTCTCTCTATAAAGATTGTCGTTTGCATGCCACTACCAACAACTGTGGAGCCTTGACTGCTCAGAAGAGAGAAGCCATGCTTGAAGAGACTGGCTTCTCTTTTGTCAACTGTAAGGTTACTGGGTCGGGTGCCCTCTACTTGGGTAGGGCATGGGGGACTTTCTCTAGGGTTGTCTTTGCTTATACTTACATGGACAACATTATCAACCCCGGAGGATGGTACGATTGGGGAGACAGAAACAGGGACAT GACTGTATTTTATGGACAGTACAAATGTATGGGGCCAGGTGCTGAGTATGGAGGTCGTGTGTCATGGTCAAGGGAGCTAACTCCACAAGAAGCACAACCATTTATTTCACTTGATTTTATCAATGGCTATGAATGGCTTCCAAATTTGTAG
- the LOC133812731 gene encoding PHAF1 protein At3g51130 — MSNLQRTRRRCEGTAMGAIVLDLRPGLGIGPFTLGMPICDAFAQIEQQPNLYDVVHVKHLDEDPLKLDFVISFPDHGFHLRFDSWSQRLRLIEIFDVKRLQMRYATSLIGGPSTLATFVAVYALFGPTFPGIYDKHRGVYFLFYPGLSFAFPIPNQYTDCCHDGEAELPLEFPDGTTPVTCRVSVYDSSTDKKVGVGSLMNRASAPPLPAGSLYMEEVQIKLGEQLYFTVGGQHIPFGASPQDVWTELGRPCGIHQKQVDQMVIHSALDPRPRTTLCGDYFYNYFTRGLDILFDGQTHKIKKFVLHTNYPGHADFNSYIKCNFVIFGANFGSSYQDTKHKITPSTKWEQVKEILGDCGRAAIQTQGSTSNPFGSTFVYGYQNVAFEVMKNGYIATVTLFQS, encoded by the exons ATGAGTAATTTGCAGAGAACCAGGCGACGCTGCGAAGGTACGGCCATGGGCGCCATAGTTCTTGATCTGCGACCGGGCCTCGGAATTGGACCTTTTACCCTTG GTATGCCAATTTGTGATGCTTTTGCTCAAATTGAACAGCAGCCTAACCTATATGATGTTGTCCACGTGAAGCATTTGGACGAG GATCCTCTGAAACTGGATTTTGTTATTAGCTTTCCCGACCATGGTTTTCATCTTCGTTTTGATTCTTGGTCACAG AGGCTACGCCTTATTGAAATTTTTGATGTAAAGCGTCTTCAAATGCGCTACGCGACTTCTCTTATTGG GGGACCATCAACCCTAGCTACTTTTGTAGCGGTATATGCACTTTTTGGGCCAACCTTTCCTGGTATTTATGATAAACATAGAGGAGTTTACTTTCTATTCTATCCG GGACTATCATTTGCTTTTCCAATTCCAAACCAGTATACAGATTGCTGCCATGATGGGGAAG CTGAACTACCCTTAGAGTTTCCAGATGGCACAACACCTGTTACATGTCGTGTCTCTGTATATGATAGTTCTACAGACAAAAAAGTTGGGGTTGGATCTTTAATGAATAGGGCATCTGCTCCTCCACTACCAGCAGGTAGCCTTTACATGGAAGAGGTGCAAATCAAG CTTGGGGAACAATTGTACTTCACAGTTGGCGGCCAGCATATTCCTTTTGGTGCATCACCTCAG GATGTATGGACTGAATTAGGTCGTCCTTGTGGAATTCATCAAAAGCAG GTTGATCAAATGGTCATTCACTCTGCCTTAGATCCTCGTCCGCGGACAACTCTTTGTGGTGATTATTTCTACAATTATTTCACAAGAGGACTAGATATCTTGTTCGATGGGCAG ACTCATAAAATCAAGAAGTTTGTTTTGCATACAAACTATCCTGGTCATGCAGATTTCAATTCTTACATAAAATGCAATTTTGTTATTTTTGGTGCTAATT TTGGGAGTTCATATCAGGATACTAAACACAAGATAACGCCAAGCACAAAGTGGGAGCAAGTAAAG GAAATTCTTGGGGACTGTGGTCGGGCCGCTATCCAAACGCAAGGTTCTACTAGCAATCCTTTTGGATCCACTTTTGTATATGGCTATCAAAATGTCGCATTTGAG GTGATGAAGAACGGTTATATCGCAACGGTGACACTTTTCCAATCATGA
- the LOC133812733 gene encoding protein CHAPERONE-LIKE PROTEIN OF POR1, chloroplastic codes for MTVSGLTGSPSRCCVRIPVSSSSLLSRQASSSNFSQIVNPTRKNKVLRLGRSYLAGSIQRWSIQNTHLIKCAMDASYGDMADQPSAIFPRINVKDPYRRLGISKDASEDEIQSARNFLIRQYAGHKPSVDAIESAHDKIIMQKFYDRKNPKIDFKKKFRDVNQSRVVQAVRSRFQVPSKNFIIKTSIAFIVLGALTVLFPTEEGPTLQVAISLMATIYFIHDRLKSKLRAFLYSAGSFIISWLLGTFLMVSVMPPILKGLRSFEVTTSLITYLLLWVSSTYLK; via the exons ATGACTGTATCTGGATTGACTGGTAGTCCCTCAAGATGTTGTGTTCGGATACCGGTAAGCAGTTCCAGTTTGCTAAGTAGGCAAGCGTCGTCATCGAATTTTTCTCAGATTGTGAATCCTaccagaaagaataaggttctccGTCTGGGAAG AAGTTATTTGGCTGGTTCTATCCAAAGGTGGAGTATACAAAATACTCATCTGATCAAGTGTGCAATGGATGCTTCTTATGGTGATATGGCAGATCAACCATCTG CTATCTTTCCTAGGATTAATGTAAAGGACCCATACAGACGACTTGGAATAAGCAAGGATGCCTCCGAAGATGAAATTCAATCTGCAAGGAACTTTCTTATTCGACAATATGCAGGGCACAAACCCAGTGTAGATGCAATAGAATCAGCCCATGACAAAATAATCATGCAGAAATTTTATGACAGAAAAAACCCGAAAATTGACTTCAAGAAAAAGTTCAGGGACGTCAATCAGTCCCGTGTTGTGCAGGCTGTGAGGAGTAGGTTTCAAGTTCCATCCAAAAATTTTATCATAAAAACCTCTATCGCATTTATTGTACTTGGAGCGCTCACTGTGCTCTTCCCAACTGAAGAAGGCCCAACTCTTCAGGTAGCCATTTCGCTAATGGCAACCATTTATTTTATACATGACAGGCTGAAGAGTAAACTCCGAGCTTTTCTCTACAg TGCTGGATCTTTTATCATCTCATGGCTCTTGGGAACCTTCTTGATGGTGTCTGTAATGCCACCTATACTCAAAGGGCTAAGGAGTTTTGAGGTTACAACTTCGCTGATAACCTATTTGCTACTCTGGGTTTCATCTACCTATCTGAAGTAG